From a region of the Roseivirga sp. 4D4 genome:
- a CDS encoding DUF4345 domain-containing protein — MKLIKTVTSGFIIFVSLIFLTVGVGAITAPEMVMSYLKVEALDDSALNSIRSIYGGLNLAFAIFLAYGAINMRKSALGLIILYMSGFLFGRIYSFLLNGLNSGFVLNWTFLEAALLIVSFVLLRALVKASREERRIARIGGWN, encoded by the coding sequence ATGAAACTTATAAAAACAGTAACATCAGGGTTTATCATTTTTGTATCACTCATATTCCTCACCGTGGGAGTAGGAGCCATTACGGCTCCAGAAATGGTGATGAGCTATCTGAAGGTTGAGGCCTTAGATGATAGTGCACTGAACTCAATACGATCCATTTACGGAGGACTTAATTTGGCTTTTGCCATCTTTCTAGCCTATGGCGCCATTAACATGAGAAAGTCGGCCTTGGGGCTCATCATTCTCTACATGAGTGGTTTCCTCTTTGGTAGAATCTATAGTTTTCTACTCAACGGCCTGAATAGCGGTTTTGTACTTAACTGGACCTTCTTGGAGGCAGCTTTACTCATTGTCAGTTTTGTACTGCTCAGAGCTTTGGTAAAAGCAAGTCGTGAGGAGCGAAGAATAGCTCGCATAGGTGGATGGAACTAA
- a CDS encoding Dps family protein: protein MENGIATKVHSDKIQRPFVKLGYTKLETAEIVESLNKLLANYSVHYQKLRNFHWNVKGADFFDIHEKFEEQYNSAKVAIDDIAERIRVFGQTPLSTMRDYLETSEIKESGSDLTGMEMVSEILKDYSILLEYMFNVVNAALDNGDSGTVDMMNTFIKKTEKNHWMLTAFSKK, encoded by the coding sequence ATGGAAAACGGAATAGCAACAAAAGTACATTCAGATAAAATTCAAAGACCCTTCGTTAAACTGGGTTATACAAAACTAGAGACTGCAGAGATTGTAGAATCGCTGAACAAATTATTGGCGAACTATAGCGTGCACTATCAAAAGCTCAGAAACTTTCATTGGAACGTAAAAGGGGCAGACTTTTTTGATATCCATGAGAAGTTTGAAGAACAGTACAATAGCGCCAAAGTAGCCATTGATGACATTGCAGAGCGAATCAGAGTATTCGGGCAAACGCCATTAAGTACCATGCGGGATTATTTAGAAACCTCGGAAATCAAAGAATCAGGTTCGGATCTAACAGGTATGGAAATGGTCTCAGAAATCTTGAAAGATTATAGTATTCTCTTAGAATACATGTTCAATGTAGTGAACGCAGCACTCGATAATGGTGACAGTGGGACGGTAGATATGATGAATACATTCATCAA
- a CDS encoding response regulator, with product MKEGMTALIVDDEEDIGLMVSVFLKKAGIKTTYLSRVTPAFKRVEEETFDFYFLDLNLPDGTGFDLLPTIRQKDAQAKVIIISAYDGHLETSKAKEFEVTAFVKKPFTKKDILEAIEL from the coding sequence ATGAAGGAAGGCATGACAGCTTTAATTGTTGATGACGAAGAGGATATCGGTTTGATGGTCTCTGTGTTTTTGAAAAAAGCAGGAATCAAGACTACCTACCTAAGTAGAGTTACACCTGCTTTTAAGCGAGTTGAAGAAGAAACATTCGACTTCTATTTTTTGGATTTGAATTTGCCCGATGGAACAGGGTTTGACTTGTTGCCGACCATAAGGCAAAAGGACGCTCAAGCCAAGGTCATCATTATTAGTGCTTACGATGGTCACTTGGAAACTTCCAAAGCAAAAGAGTTTGAAGTAACGGCCTTCGTCAAAAAACCATTCACAAAGAAAGATATACTTGAAGCCATTGAATTATGA
- a CDS encoding flagellar motor protein MotB yields MSAQNDIERLKNDSLQLIQAAEVSIEEIEKLNKEKLYYKAQLEAKEAELAQSNMTLNAATQKLVATQQQLNEIAKDLEVFNTDFRIVTVEDGHVKLSMDEAILFKQGSTYINGMGDRFLKELAPIFKRADVEIAVAGHTDPIPVVGQDNNWDLSVDRSIAVIEKLTNDYGVSPEKLMAAGKSKYDPIVPNEKASDMAKNRRVEFIIIPNLEALASAIED; encoded by the coding sequence ATGAGTGCGCAAAATGATATCGAAAGATTGAAAAACGACAGCTTGCAATTAATTCAAGCTGCAGAAGTTTCAATTGAAGAGATAGAGAAGCTCAACAAAGAGAAATTATACTACAAAGCACAACTAGAAGCGAAAGAAGCTGAGTTGGCGCAATCAAATATGACATTAAATGCAGCCACTCAAAAACTCGTGGCAACACAGCAGCAATTGAACGAAATTGCCAAAGACCTTGAAGTCTTCAATACGGATTTCAGGATTGTTACAGTAGAAGACGGTCATGTAAAACTCAGCATGGATGAAGCGATTCTCTTCAAGCAAGGAAGTACCTACATCAATGGAATGGGTGATCGTTTCTTAAAAGAGTTGGCTCCTATCTTCAAAAGAGCTGATGTAGAAATTGCCGTAGCAGGACATACAGATCCGATTCCAGTAGTCGGTCAAGATAACAACTGGGATTTGTCGGTAGATCGATCCATTGCGGTAATCGAAAAGCTGACAAATGATTATGGCGTATCGCCAGAAAAGTTGATGGCAGCCGGTAAAAGTAAGTACGATCCTATTGTACCAAATGAAAAGGCTTCTGATATGGCAAAAAATAGAAGAGTCGAATTCATTATCATTCCAAATTTAGAAGCCCTAGCTTCAGCAATAGAAGACTAA
- a CDS encoding DUF1328 family protein has product MIRWSLTFLVIAVVAAIFGFGGIAAGAAYISKIIFFVFLVLLIVSLVRGAAKKV; this is encoded by the coding sequence ATGATACGATGGTCACTAACATTTCTTGTAATAGCAGTAGTAGCAGCAATTTTTGGCTTTGGAGGTATTGCCGCTGGAGCAGCTTACATCTCTAAGATTATCTTTTTTGTATTCTTAGTACTACTAATAGTCTCACTTGTCCGTGGAGCAGCGAAAAAAGTATAA
- a CDS encoding SDR family oxidoreductase encodes MKILLTGANGYIGKRLLHALIKEDYEVVCCVRKRKTFNHPLKDHAAVSVIEVDFLDVSSLSKIPNDIDGAFYLMHSMSGGNKKFEDTEAQIAENFVEAMAPTSVKHVVYLGGIANDEHLSKHLSSRLKTEEIIQQGEYHFTAFRAGIILGSGSASFEIMRDLVEKLPVMVAPKWLKTESQPIAVRNVLEILSRGMLNEQVFDQVYDIGGEEIMTYKQMLLRFAKVRKLKRWIYTVPVLTPRLSSYWLYFVTSTSYSLASSLVDSMSVSVVCKPNDLMKALSIDLIPFDEAIERAFTRIKQNHVVSSWKDSGAERSFYSDYDDLIEVPEFGCFKDEKSIAIKDVDKVQSNIWALGGDTGWYYGNWLWKLRGYLDKLIGGVGLRRGRTNPVEIFNGDSLDFWRVLVADKANKRLLLYAEMKLPGEAWLEFKIDKDQKLYQTATFRPHGLFGRLYWLAVLPFHYFVFNGMIRGISK; translated from the coding sequence TTGAAAATATTACTCACAGGTGCAAACGGATATATCGGCAAGAGGCTACTTCATGCTTTGATCAAAGAGGACTATGAGGTAGTCTGTTGTGTGAGAAAACGGAAAACTTTCAATCATCCATTGAAAGATCATGCAGCTGTATCAGTAATTGAAGTAGACTTTCTGGATGTTTCGAGCTTAAGTAAAATTCCTAACGACATTGATGGTGCGTTTTACTTAATGCACTCCATGTCTGGTGGAAACAAAAAGTTTGAAGATACTGAAGCTCAAATTGCCGAGAATTTTGTCGAAGCTATGGCACCTACAAGTGTCAAACATGTGGTGTATTTGGGCGGCATCGCAAATGATGAACACCTCTCCAAGCACCTTTCATCAAGGCTGAAGACGGAAGAAATCATACAACAGGGCGAATATCACTTTACGGCATTTAGGGCTGGAATTATTCTAGGATCGGGCAGCGCTTCTTTTGAAATCATGCGAGACCTGGTTGAGAAACTTCCGGTGATGGTTGCCCCCAAATGGTTGAAGACGGAATCACAACCCATAGCGGTTAGAAATGTGTTGGAAATTCTGAGTAGAGGCATGCTCAATGAGCAAGTTTTCGATCAGGTATATGATATAGGGGGTGAAGAAATCATGACCTACAAGCAAATGCTTTTGAGGTTTGCCAAGGTCAGAAAACTGAAAAGATGGATTTACACCGTACCAGTATTGACACCTAGGCTCAGTTCCTATTGGTTATACTTTGTTACCTCTACAAGCTACAGTCTAGCCAGTAGCCTTGTGGATAGCATGAGCGTATCTGTGGTTTGTAAGCCAAACGATTTGATGAAAGCCTTGTCCATTGACCTCATCCCATTTGATGAGGCTATCGAGAGGGCCTTCACTCGAATTAAGCAAAATCACGTGGTGTCTAGCTGGAAAGACAGTGGAGCCGAAAGGTCTTTCTACAGTGACTACGATGATCTTATAGAAGTTCCGGAATTCGGATGCTTTAAGGATGAAAAGTCCATTGCCATCAAAGATGTTGATAAAGTTCAATCTAACATATGGGCACTGGGTGGTGATACAGGTTGGTACTATGGCAACTGGTTGTGGAAACTAAGAGGCTACCTAGACAAACTCATTGGCGGAGTTGGCCTGAGAAGAGGTAGAACAAATCCAGTAGAAATTTTCAACGGAGACTCATTGGATTTCTGGCGTGTACTAGTGGCCGACAAGGCTAACAAACGACTTCTGCTCTATGCAGAAATGAAGCTTCCAGGCGAAGCTTGGCTCGAATTCAAAATTGATAAGGATCAAAAGCTTTATCAAACGGCAACCTTCAGACCACACGGTCTTTTCGGGCGACTTTACTGGTTAGCCGTATTACCCTTCCACTATTTCGTTTTTAACGGAATGATCAGGGGTATCTCAAAATAG
- a CDS encoding two-component system sensor histidine kinase NtrB: MVNIPNTESLLTSVLNSAPYGIMTFKSIRNKEGVIEDFEFLTVNKSAVQMVSIAADELVGNTMMNKLPGNKDAGLFDKYCDVVNTGNPLSLDQHYEGEHFDNWFRIQAEKLEDGFVVSFLDITEFKGRTVALERSESRYKKLFYESMDAIFIANNELLFLEINDAMVNIFGYTIDQLRAITLKDLFKDENDFLRFNQEFYKHDKVEEFEAELVSSNNKPVHCVINLINLSPDEDRINSYQGVIKDISRKKRADQEILWAEKLSMTGKIARSIAHEVRNPLTNLSLALEQLKDEVPEEVEDAELYFNIIKRNADRIGTLVTELLDSSKPKSLQLKEQPLNEVVKETVALVADRIKLQNMKMNESYDADLPDIALDHDQIKIALLNIFINAIEAMKPDRGELSISTYKEEGSVVLAVTDNGKGIPKENLGKLFEPFFTAKKGGMGLGLTTFQNIIQSHLGSVKVTSELGLGTTFYISFPQ; the protein is encoded by the coding sequence ATGGTGAATATACCGAATACAGAGAGTTTACTGACCAGTGTATTAAATAGTGCACCGTATGGGATCATGACCTTTAAGTCGATTCGGAATAAGGAAGGAGTAATTGAAGACTTTGAATTCTTGACCGTTAATAAGTCTGCTGTCCAAATGGTGAGTATCGCGGCCGATGAACTCGTTGGGAATACTATGATGAATAAGCTGCCTGGAAATAAAGATGCTGGCTTATTCGACAAATATTGTGATGTAGTCAATACAGGTAATCCTTTGTCTCTCGATCAGCATTATGAAGGAGAACACTTTGATAATTGGTTTAGAATTCAAGCCGAAAAACTTGAGGATGGCTTTGTAGTGAGTTTTCTTGACATCACCGAGTTTAAGGGTAGGACGGTGGCTCTAGAAAGAAGTGAGTCACGTTATAAAAAACTCTTTTATGAGTCCATGGATGCAATTTTCATTGCGAACAATGAACTACTCTTCTTAGAAATCAATGATGCCATGGTTAACATCTTCGGATATACCATTGACCAGTTGAGGGCGATCACTTTAAAAGATCTATTCAAAGACGAAAATGATTTTTTGAGATTTAACCAAGAGTTTTATAAACACGACAAGGTAGAAGAATTTGAGGCTGAATTGGTGTCTTCAAATAATAAACCGGTCCATTGTGTTATCAACTTGATCAATCTCTCGCCAGATGAAGATCGGATCAATAGCTATCAGGGAGTAATCAAGGACATATCCAGAAAAAAGCGCGCTGATCAGGAAATACTTTGGGCGGAGAAGCTATCAATGACGGGAAAAATTGCCCGAAGTATAGCGCATGAAGTGAGAAACCCACTGACCAATCTAAGTCTGGCTTTAGAGCAATTGAAAGACGAAGTTCCAGAAGAGGTTGAAGATGCTGAGCTGTATTTCAATATTATCAAAAGGAATGCCGATAGAATTGGTACACTGGTAACAGAGTTGCTAGATTCTTCTAAGCCGAAATCTTTACAACTAAAAGAGCAGCCTCTAAATGAGGTGGTCAAAGAAACTGTAGCCTTGGTAGCTGACAGAATTAAGCTCCAGAACATGAAGATGAATGAGTCCTATGATGCAGACTTGCCAGACATTGCACTAGATCACGATCAGATCAAAATTGCCTTGTTGAATATCTTTATCAACGCCATTGAAGCGATGAAACCAGATCGTGGAGAACTATCGATCAGTACTTACAAAGAAGAAGGTTCGGTGGTACTTGCTGTTACGGATAATGGTAAAGGAATTCCAAAGGAAAACCTTGGTAAACTGTTCGAACCATTTTTTACGGCAAAGAAAGGTGGAATGGGTTTGGGCTTAACCACTTTCCAAAATATCATTCAAAGTCACTTAGGCAGCGTTAAGGTGACTAGTGAGCTTGGCCTTGGAACAACTTTTTATATTTCATTTCCCCAATAG
- a CDS encoding DUF2490 domain-containing protein: MKRLLLIGLLLLPFGLNAQSVVSSGFLPEVNISHRWNQWRITGQVESMQQVWRKENGSDLIGNYEYIRTDLTTALSYKLNPDWSLGAGYLLRFTDQQLVHRFLQQISSAIPLTGVRIGHRLRTDQTFFEEESTEYRFRYRFSSELPLKGLSINDNEWYLIVSAEMIASTQSSQWDYEQRFVSSLGYYFNSKNKVETGIDYRLDRFVNDIPRHRIWWTISYFLNL; this comes from the coding sequence ATGAAAAGACTCCTGTTGATCGGTTTACTGTTATTGCCATTTGGTTTGAACGCTCAGTCCGTTGTATCATCGGGTTTCTTACCAGAGGTCAACATTTCGCACCGTTGGAACCAATGGCGCATTACAGGTCAGGTTGAGTCTATGCAACAGGTATGGCGGAAAGAGAATGGTTCTGACCTAATTGGTAATTATGAATACATAAGAACAGATTTAACGACTGCTTTAAGCTACAAACTCAATCCAGACTGGTCACTTGGGGCAGGCTATTTACTACGGTTTACTGATCAGCAGCTGGTACATAGGTTTTTACAACAGATTTCTTCAGCCATTCCACTGACTGGCGTCAGAATAGGACATCGCTTGAGAACAGACCAGACCTTCTTTGAAGAAGAGTCAACCGAATATAGATTTCGTTACCGTTTCTCCTCAGAACTACCCTTAAAGGGCCTTTCGATCAATGATAATGAATGGTACCTAATTGTTTCTGCAGAAATGATTGCGAGTACCCAAAGTAGTCAGTGGGATTACGAGCAACGTTTTGTGAGTAGCTTAGGATATTACTTCAACTCTAAGAATAAGGTTGAAACGGGCATAGACTATCGCTTAGATAGGTTTGTAAACGACATCCCAAGGCATAGAATCTGGTGGACGATCAGCTACTTTTTGAATCTTTAA
- a CDS encoding sigma-54-dependent transcriptional regulator, translated as MSKERILIIDDDPDICLLLKKYLAKKGYETFVAEDGKQGEKWLKDNNADLVLCDFKLPDYTGLEMLQKIKIIDTRIQVVIITGYSDVRIAVEALKKGAYEYVTKPLYPDEILITIENALNARRDQEEVAIQPIKKKSVSAPAPEEFVNGVSPASQTVIKHIDLIAPTDMSVIVLGETGTGKEYVAKAIHNRSKRAGMPFVALDCGALPKELAGSELFGHIKGAFTGAINDKRGCFEAANGGTLFLDELGNLSYDNQVKLLRVLQERRVKPIGSNKEVAVDVRVIVATNENLKEAVARDEFREDIYHRLNEFKIELSPLRERPDDIEVFAEHFLQSANAQLGKSIAGFEPKTMEVLKAYTWHGNLRELKNVVKRSVLLCQDQLIGPMHLPQEILSPDTDDVGSMAVSFNGELPKDLKSVAEEAEKKAILAVLRHTNNNKSQTADFLKVDRKTLYNKLKAYEINI; from the coding sequence ATGAGTAAAGAAAGAATTCTAATTATAGATGACGATCCGGATATCTGTCTTCTATTGAAAAAATACTTGGCCAAAAAGGGCTACGAGACCTTTGTAGCAGAAGATGGCAAACAAGGTGAAAAGTGGCTCAAGGATAATAATGCTGACTTGGTCTTGTGTGATTTTAAATTGCCTGATTATACGGGCCTTGAAATGCTGCAAAAAATCAAAATCATCGATACAAGAATTCAGGTGGTCATCATTACTGGCTACTCTGATGTTCGTATTGCAGTCGAAGCGTTAAAGAAGGGTGCGTATGAATATGTGACGAAACCACTGTATCCGGATGAGATTCTGATCACTATTGAGAATGCGCTTAACGCAAGGAGAGATCAAGAAGAGGTAGCCATTCAACCGATAAAAAAGAAGTCTGTATCGGCACCAGCGCCAGAAGAATTCGTGAATGGCGTGAGCCCCGCTTCTCAGACGGTGATCAAGCATATCGACCTGATCGCACCAACAGATATGTCCGTAATCGTTTTAGGCGAGACAGGTACTGGAAAGGAATATGTGGCAAAAGCCATTCATAATAGAAGTAAGAGAGCCGGCATGCCCTTTGTCGCCTTAGACTGTGGTGCGCTTCCAAAAGAACTGGCTGGCAGCGAATTGTTCGGTCATATCAAGGGAGCCTTTACAGGCGCTATCAATGATAAAAGAGGTTGCTTTGAGGCGGCCAATGGGGGTACATTATTCCTAGACGAGTTAGGTAATCTCTCTTATGACAATCAGGTAAAACTCTTACGCGTACTACAGGAAAGGAGAGTCAAACCTATCGGTAGTAACAAGGAAGTGGCTGTAGATGTAAGGGTAATTGTCGCTACGAATGAAAACCTCAAAGAGGCAGTAGCAAGAGATGAATTTAGGGAAGATATATATCATCGCTTAAATGAGTTCAAGATCGAGCTCTCTCCACTCAGAGAGCGACCAGATGATATTGAGGTTTTTGCTGAGCACTTTTTACAGTCCGCCAATGCACAATTGGGCAAATCAATCGCAGGCTTTGAGCCGAAGACCATGGAGGTACTAAAAGCCTATACTTGGCATGGTAATCTGAGGGAATTGAAAAACGTAGTGAAGCGTTCGGTGCTATTGTGCCAAGATCAATTGATTGGGCCTATGCATTTACCACAAGAAATACTGAGTCCGGATACTGATGATGTCGGTTCTATGGCTGTTTCATTTAACGGAGAGTTACCCAAAGATTTGAAGTCTGTGGCAGAAGAGGCAGAGAAAAAAGCCATACTCGCTGTCTTAAGACATACCAATAATAATAAGAGTCAAACAGCTGATTTTTTGAAAGTAGATCGTAAAACGCTCTACAATAAACTAAAGGCCTACGAGATAAATATTTAG